From the Desulfobacteraceae bacterium genome, one window contains:
- a CDS encoding mechanosensitive ion channel family protein: MTPGTLSSIIHITWDRLLHVAVIVAAGWAAITIIKRVLPRLAERLPGRQRQQVLGSVQVLRLLIIFLVVFLSVPLLIDPTFKNIFALLGALGLALGFALKDYASSLMAGMVAVYEIPYRLGDWVEIDGCYGKVTSIGLRVIEIVTPDDTTVIIPQSKLWTGLVANSNSGTQYLQCVADFYLHPRHDPAAVQSALHDVALTSPYVQLKRPVVVVAQEQPWGTHYRLRAYPVDPRDQFQFITDLCGRGKTTLMALGVEFAAVSAVPPPS; the protein is encoded by the coding sequence ATGACCCCAGGCACACTATCGAGCATCATCCACATCACGTGGGACCGCCTTTTGCACGTGGCCGTGATCGTCGCGGCCGGCTGGGCCGCCATTACGATCATCAAACGGGTGCTGCCCCGGCTGGCGGAAAGGCTTCCGGGGCGCCAGCGGCAGCAGGTGCTGGGCTCGGTCCAGGTGCTGCGCCTGCTGATCATTTTTCTGGTGGTCTTCCTATCGGTTCCGCTTCTGATCGATCCCACCTTCAAGAACATCTTCGCCCTACTGGGGGCCCTGGGGCTCGCCCTCGGTTTCGCGCTCAAAGACTATGCCAGCAGCCTGATGGCCGGCATGGTCGCGGTCTACGAGATTCCCTACCGGCTGGGGGACTGGGTCGAAATCGACGGCTGCTACGGGAAAGTCACGTCCATCGGCCTGCGCGTCATCGAAATCGTCACCCCCGACGACACCACGGTCATCATTCCGCAATCGAAACTATGGACCGGCCTGGTGGCCAACAGCAACAGCGGAACGCAGTACCTGCAGTGTGTCGCCGATTTTTACCTTCACCCCCGGCACGACCCGGCGGCCGTTCAAAGCGCCCTTCACGACGTGGCCTTGACGAGCCCCTACGTGCAGCTCAAGCGGCCCGTCGTCGTGGTCGCCCAAGAGCAGCCCTGGGGGACCCACTACCGGCTGAGGGCCTACCCGGTGGACCCGCGCGACCAGTTCCAATTCATCACCGACCTCTGCGGCCGGGGGAAAACCACCCTGATGGCGCTGGGGGTCGAATTTGCCGCGGTCAGTGCGGTGCCGCCGCCGTCCTGA
- a CDS encoding aminotransferase class V-fold PLP-dependent enzyme, giving the protein MAEIKNNAKPGDGVTRRGFIKLAGYAAFGGAAAMALPDIAAAAKKKPLKPPLSPEPRFWEKVRQEFILDPDVVYLNIGTTGAMPRRVLENYAQYNRLAASRPRTFESELGATFGLPDQRAELALQFGCYPDEICLSRNTTDGLDAIINGLEFHAGDEILLTHHEHIGALAPLNVLQDRYGVVLTEVEIPVLKVQDAAQFVECFKQKFSEGRTKAIVFSHITYKTGTRLPAKELCHWARSKGLISIVDGAHAPGMIALDFHDIGCDFYAGAGHKWQCGPGATGLLYMRNHGENLPKFWPQNSSTYTFLAQPTGNLREQYDIAYAMQYRGQANIAALLALVDACNMWERIGRDRIEAYVCDLSAYLKKALRKKFEGQGTFFCPDGPEFASGLTSFNPFDEVIDGARLTNFVQRLQDEYGYQARYTNFRILQDDLEDAYAIRISTHLFHNRRQLDGLVAAMHDLYGRMIMGG; this is encoded by the coding sequence GTGGCTGAAATCAAGAACAATGCAAAACCCGGCGACGGCGTCACACGGCGCGGTTTTATCAAACTGGCGGGCTATGCCGCCTTCGGGGGGGCGGCAGCGATGGCGCTGCCCGACATCGCCGCGGCCGCGAAAAAAAAACCTTTGAAACCACCGCTTTCCCCGGAACCCCGCTTCTGGGAAAAGGTCCGACAAGAATTCATCCTCGATCCCGACGTGGTCTATCTGAACATCGGCACCACCGGCGCCATGCCCCGCAGGGTCCTGGAAAACTACGCGCAGTATAACCGTTTGGCGGCGTCGCGTCCACGCACTTTTGAAAGCGAACTCGGCGCCACCTTCGGCCTGCCGGACCAGCGGGCGGAGCTGGCCTTGCAGTTCGGTTGCTACCCCGATGAAATCTGCCTGTCGCGCAATACCACCGACGGCCTGGACGCCATCATCAACGGCCTGGAATTCCATGCCGGCGATGAAATCCTGCTGACCCACCACGAACACATCGGGGCCCTGGCGCCCCTCAACGTCCTCCAGGACCGCTACGGCGTGGTGCTGACCGAGGTCGAAATACCGGTCCTAAAGGTCCAAGACGCCGCCCAGTTCGTGGAGTGCTTTAAACAAAAATTTTCCGAAGGACGCACCAAGGCCATCGTCTTTTCGCACATCACTTACAAAACCGGCACCCGCCTGCCGGCCAAGGAACTCTGCCACTGGGCCAGGAGCAAAGGGCTGATCTCGATTGTGGACGGGGCCCACGCCCCCGGCATGATCGCCCTGGACTTTCACGACATCGGCTGCGACTTCTATGCCGGCGCCGGCCACAAGTGGCAGTGCGGACCCGGCGCTACCGGCCTCCTCTACATGCGCAACCACGGCGAGAATCTGCCCAAATTCTGGCCCCAGAACAGCTCCACCTACACCTTCCTGGCCCAGCCCACGGGCAACCTGCGGGAACAATACGACATCGCCTACGCCATGCAGTACCGGGGCCAGGCCAACATTGCCGCCCTGCTGGCGCTGGTGGACGCCTGCAACATGTGGGAGCGGATCGGCCGGGACCGGATCGAGGCCTACGTCTGCGACTTGAGCGCCTATCTGAAAAAGGCGTTGCGGAAAAAATTCGAGGGGCAGGGGACTTTTTTCTGTCCGGATGGGCCCGAATTCGCCAGCGGCCTGACGAGCTTCAACCCCTTCGACGAGGTCATCGACGGGGCCCGGCTGACCAACTTCGTTCAGCGGCTGCAGGACGAATACGGCTACCAGGCGCGCTACACCAACTTCAGGATCTTACAGGATGACCTGGAGGATGCTTACGCTATCCGCATCTCCACCCACCTCTTCCACAATCGCCGGCAACTCGACGGGCTAGTGGCGGCCATGCACGATCTCTACGGGCGGATGATAATGGGCGGATAG
- a CDS encoding response regulator: MLLHRRITRKRESIFLLVTAIALAGYIGFVLYANYLSHEKLRETSLRLISQEMDKRATDLRYFSEALSKEVRDLAFNGKIALFFENKALGMSMEYGLGSTLQALGGSFRTFVDQKKLNNQPIYERVLFLDHEGRLLIDTAPPRLRQELPAQATAFFTGRPEGFFLDFDRDLNWPAVLYTAPFFFKGQYSGQIAAWLIPQNVFTHFLTNPSASVKHTGIACSRDHVLPRTEGQVFYRPEEQGLFLDEQAFSALLQHRLQDGQTSVLQVKVAGTPFTLFEILQLDEIFGKTSPQTLLLALALLAVVVMGALAYVVLVVTQNRVLHTRVIEARKKEGEIAEKNRELKAEIEERIRAEEAREELEVRLQRAEKMEALGTLAGGVAHDLNNILSGIVGYPDLLLMEVPESSPMRSGILTIKKSGEKAAAIVQDLLYLARRAVPDKRAVNLNDIVQEYLKSPEYQKLHYYHPKVETLTRLEPHPLPISGSPMHLSKAFMNLISNAAEAMPQGGTIEVATANTYVDRPFRGYDSVEEGEYVVLEVRDNGIGIAPENIERIFEPFYTKKTMGRSGTGLGMAVVWGTVKDHHGYIDVQSAEGRGTIFKLYLPVSRQALAEVDHAYHLEDYLGRGESILVVDDMPEQRQIATMMLEKLGYSVSTAASGAEAVDCVAQKPVDLVVLDMIMDPGIDGLETYQQIKSLHPHQKAVIASGFSETERVKAAIELGVSEYVRKPYSLEKIGLSVRRALQVAPNGL; this comes from the coding sequence ATGTTGCTGCACAGACGCATCACCCGCAAAAGGGAAAGCATTTTCCTGTTGGTCACCGCCATCGCCCTGGCCGGCTACATCGGCTTTGTGCTTTACGCCAACTACCTTTCCCATGAAAAACTGCGCGAGACATCCCTGCGGCTGATCAGCCAGGAGATGGACAAACGCGCCACCGACCTGCGCTATTTTTCCGAGGCCCTCTCCAAAGAGGTCCGTGACCTTGCGTTCAACGGAAAAATCGCCCTGTTTTTTGAAAACAAGGCCCTGGGAATGAGCATGGAGTACGGCCTGGGGTCAACCCTGCAGGCCCTGGGCGGCAGCTTCCGAACCTTCGTCGATCAGAAAAAGCTCAACAACCAGCCCATCTACGAACGCGTCCTCTTCCTGGATCACGAGGGACGACTGCTGATCGACACCGCTCCGCCGCGCCTTCGGCAGGAATTGCCGGCGCAGGCCACAGCGTTTTTCACGGGCCGCCCCGAGGGGTTTTTCCTTGATTTCGACCGTGATCTCAACTGGCCGGCAGTTCTCTACACCGCGCCCTTTTTCTTCAAAGGCCAGTACAGCGGCCAGATCGCGGCCTGGCTCATCCCGCAAAATGTTTTCACCCATTTTCTCACGAACCCCTCCGCGTCGGTTAAACACACCGGCATTGCCTGCAGCCGCGACCACGTTCTGCCGCGGACGGAAGGGCAAGTCTTCTATCGGCCTGAGGAACAAGGCCTTTTTTTGGATGAACAGGCCTTCAGCGCGCTCTTGCAGCACCGCCTGCAAGACGGTCAAACTTCCGTCCTGCAGGTCAAGGTGGCTGGAACGCCTTTCACCCTGTTTGAAATCCTGCAACTGGACGAGATTTTTGGCAAAACATCGCCGCAAACTCTTTTGCTGGCCCTGGCACTGCTCGCCGTGGTGGTGATGGGGGCGCTGGCCTATGTGGTCCTGGTGGTCACTCAGAACCGGGTGCTGCACACCCGCGTCATCGAGGCCCGCAAGAAGGAGGGCGAGATCGCCGAGAAAAACCGCGAACTGAAAGCCGAGATCGAGGAGCGTATCCGGGCGGAGGAGGCGCGCGAGGAACTCGAAGTGCGACTGCAGCGCGCGGAGAAAATGGAGGCGCTGGGCACCCTGGCCGGGGGCGTGGCCCACGATCTGAACAACATCCTCTCCGGCATCGTCGGCTACCCCGATTTGCTGCTGATGGAGGTGCCCGAGTCCAGCCCGATGCGATCGGGGATCCTGACCATCAAAAAATCCGGCGAAAAAGCCGCGGCCATTGTCCAGGACCTGCTCTACCTCGCCCGGCGCGCGGTTCCCGACAAGCGGGCGGTCAATTTAAACGACATCGTCCAGGAGTATCTCAAAAGCCCCGAATACCAGAAACTCCACTATTATCACCCCAAGGTGGAAACCCTGACCCGCCTTGAGCCGCACCCCCTGCCGATTTCCGGCTCCCCGATGCACCTTTCGAAAGCCTTCATGAACCTGATCTCCAACGCCGCCGAGGCGATGCCCCAGGGCGGCACCATCGAGGTCGCCACGGCCAACACCTATGTGGATCGGCCCTTCCGCGGCTACGATTCGGTGGAGGAGGGCGAATACGTGGTGCTGGAGGTTCGCGACAACGGCATCGGGATCGCCCCCGAAAACATCGAAAGAATTTTCGAACCCTTTTACACCAAAAAAACGATGGGTCGCAGCGGCACGGGACTGGGGATGGCCGTGGTCTGGGGCACCGTCAAGGATCATCACGGATACATCGACGTTCAGAGCGCGGAAGGCCGGGGGACGATCTTCAAACTCTACCTGCCGGTGTCGCGCCAGGCCCTCGCCGAAGTCGATCATGCCTACCACCTGGAGGATTACCTCGGCCGGGGCGAATCCATCCTGGTGGTGGACGACATGCCGGAGCAGCGTCAGATTGCGACCATGATGCTGGAAAAGCTGGGCTACAGCGTCAGCACCGCCGCCAGCGGGGCGGAGGCGGTGGACTGCGTGGCGCAAAAGCCGGTGGATCTGGTGGTGCTGGACATGATCATGGACCCGGGGATCGACGGCCTCGAGACCTACCAGCAGATCAAAAGCCTTCATCCCCATCAGAAGGCCGTGATTGCCAGCGGTTTTTCGGAAACCGAGCGCGTCAAGGCCGCCATCGAACTGGGGGTGTCCGAATACGTCCGCAAACCCTATTCGCTGGAGAAAATAGGACTGTCGGTGCGCCGCGCGTTGCAGGTCGCTCCAAACGGCCTGTAG
- a CDS encoding transporter substrate-binding domain-containing protein: MPRMSRPIFGVLWFFLALSTSAAAAPAAGDLSEILKRGELRHIGVPYAKFVTGSGDGFSCDLIREFAQELGVRYVYVRSSWKNVISDLIGRQFTVSGDDVTIIGDAPVKGDLIANGLTMLPWRQKLLHYSRPTFPSGVWLIARADSELQPITPSGDLTRDIAEVKAMLYGHSVLCMPGTCLDPALYGLNDIGATLVPLPLKMNEFAPAVINGSAETSLLDVADSLIALEKWPGKIKVIGPLSLPQTMGVGFPKTSPQLLNRFNAFMDRIYKDGTYRQLVDTYYPGVEVYFPEFFNLK, encoded by the coding sequence ATGCCGCGGATGTCCCGCCCCATTTTTGGAGTTCTTTGGTTTTTCCTGGCGCTTTCCACCAGCGCAGCCGCCGCCCCCGCCGCCGGGGATTTGTCCGAGATTCTGAAGCGCGGCGAGCTGCGCCACATCGGCGTGCCCTACGCCAAGTTTGTCACCGGCAGCGGCGACGGGTTCAGCTGCGACCTGATCCGGGAGTTTGCCCAGGAGTTGGGGGTCCGCTATGTCTACGTGCGATCCTCCTGGAAAAACGTCATCAGCGACTTGATCGGCCGGCAGTTCACGGTCAGCGGCGACGACGTCACGATCATCGGCGACGCGCCGGTCAAGGGCGATCTGATCGCCAACGGTCTGACGATGCTGCCGTGGCGGCAGAAGTTGCTGCACTATTCCCGGCCGACTTTTCCCAGCGGTGTCTGGCTGATCGCCAGGGCCGATTCGGAGCTGCAGCCCATCACCCCCAGTGGGGATTTGACACGGGACATCGCAGAGGTCAAGGCCATGCTTTACGGCCACAGCGTTTTGTGCATGCCCGGCACCTGTTTGGACCCCGCGCTCTACGGGTTGAACGACATTGGTGCAACCCTGGTGCCGCTGCCGCTTAAAATGAACGAATTTGCGCCGGCGGTGATCAATGGCAGCGCCGAAACCAGCCTGCTGGACGTGGCCGATTCCCTCATCGCCCTTGAAAAGTGGCCGGGGAAGATCAAGGTGATCGGCCCGCTCTCGCTGCCGCAAACCATGGGGGTGGGCTTCCCCAAAACCTCGCCGCAGCTTTTGAACCGTTTCAACGCCTTTATGGACCGCATTTACAAGGACGGCACTTACAGGCAGCTGGTCGACACATACTACCCGGGGGTCGAGGTGTATTTTCCGGAATTCTTCAATCTGAAATAA
- a CDS encoding PIN domain-containing protein: MVDFENVQPDNFRLLNGHPVKIKVFLGSNQVKIPIDLARSLQQYGSNAEYIQIEGSGCNALDFHIAYYIGRLAGENPDAIFHVISKDTGFDPLIKHLRAKKVFCQRSSSIADIPLVKSADSTSVPGKFETLIGNLAKRKTGKPRTLETLRSTIKALFPNQLSMGELEALIEQLKKRGAIKVGDGKVQYDF, translated from the coding sequence TTGGTTGATTTCGAGAATGTTCAACCCGACAATTTCAGGCTCTTAAACGGGCACCCAGTCAAAATAAAAGTTTTTTTGGGCTCCAATCAAGTCAAGATTCCAATTGATTTGGCACGCTCCCTCCAGCAGTATGGGTCAAATGCAGAATACATTCAAATTGAGGGAAGCGGGTGCAATGCGCTGGACTTTCACATCGCCTATTACATCGGGAGGCTGGCCGGCGAGAACCCCGATGCCATTTTTCATGTGATCTCCAAGGACACCGGGTTCGATCCGCTGATTAAACATCTGAGGGCGAAAAAGGTGTTCTGTCAGCGTTCGTCATCGATTGCCGACATCCCGCTGGTCAAATCAGCGGATTCCACGTCTGTTCCCGGGAAGTTTGAGACCCTCATTGGCAATTTGGCCAAACGAAAAACGGGCAAGCCTCGAACCTTGGAAACGCTGCGAAGCACTATCAAGGCACTTTTTCCCAATCAGCTCTCGATGGGTGAACTTGAGGCACTCATCGAACAACTGAAAAAGCGGGGCGCAATCAAGGTCGGTGACGGCAAAGTACAGTATGATTTTTAA
- a CDS encoding YdbL family protein, with protein sequence MPRVPGILSALAVIAIISCVTINIYFPAEEVRSAADKIVHEVWGEQSGAPDAPQSAPSEAGGKTSGLIRSLFEVRSALAAQDINVSTPAIRAIKNAMKQRSQELFVFLDSGHVGIGSDGLLKVRSTDNLDLKSRGSVTRLVAAENTDRLQLYKEIAAANGFADKAGEVQAIFANSWRDQARPGWYLEGPGGSWRQK encoded by the coding sequence ATGCCAAGGGTGCCCGGAATTTTATCCGCTCTGGCTGTCATCGCGATCATCTCATGCGTGACCATCAACATCTATTTTCCGGCGGAAGAGGTCCGCAGCGCCGCCGACAAAATCGTCCACGAGGTCTGGGGAGAGCAAAGCGGCGCCCCCGACGCGCCCCAATCCGCACCTTCCGAAGCGGGCGGCAAGACCAGCGGCTTGATCCGCTCCCTGTTCGAGGTCCGGTCGGCACTGGCCGCCCAGGATATCAACGTCAGCACACCCGCCATCCGGGCCATCAAAAACGCAATGAAGCAGCGCTCCCAGGAGCTTTTCGTTTTTCTCGATTCCGGCCACGTGGGCATCGGCAGCGACGGCCTGCTCAAGGTGCGCAGCACCGACAACCTCGACCTGAAATCCCGCGGCAGCGTCACGCGCCTGGTGGCCGCCGAAAACACCGACCGCCTCCAGCTCTACAAGGAAATCGCCGCCGCCAACGGCTTTGCCGACAAAGCCGGAGAGGTGCAGGCCATCTTCGCCAACTCGTGGCGGGATCAGGCCCGCCCCGGCTGGTATCTCGAAGGGCCGGGCGGCAGCTGGCGGCAGAAGTAG
- the cysK gene encoding cysteine synthase A → MKIFADVQHTIGGTPLVALNRIAHEVDARILAKLEFFNPLGSVKDRIAAAMIDAAEAAGRIGLHTLIVEPTSGNTGIALAFICAAKGYRLRLTMPETMSVERRKLLKHLGADLLLTPGDKGMGGAIAAAERLLAENPGAFMPDQFKNPANPRIHRETTAEEIWRDTDGQVDLVVAGVGTGGTITGVAQGIKARKPALRTVAVEPENSPVLSGGAPGPHKIQGIGAGFIPEVLDRSVIDEVLTVSDQTAFQTARRLARLEGILCGISSGAAIAAALEVARRPENAGKCIVVILASTGERYLSTELFID, encoded by the coding sequence ATGAAGATTTTTGCCGACGTGCAGCACACCATCGGCGGCACCCCGCTGGTGGCGCTCAACCGCATCGCCCACGAGGTGGACGCCCGCATCCTGGCCAAACTGGAATTCTTCAACCCCCTGGGCAGCGTCAAGGACCGCATCGCCGCGGCGATGATCGACGCCGCCGAGGCCGCAGGCCGCATCGGGCTCCACACCCTGATCGTGGAGCCCACCAGCGGCAACACCGGGATCGCCCTGGCCTTCATCTGTGCGGCCAAGGGCTACCGCCTGCGCCTGACCATGCCCGAAACCATGAGTGTCGAGCGCCGCAAGCTGCTCAAGCACCTGGGCGCCGACCTGCTGCTGACCCCGGGGGACAAAGGCATGGGCGGGGCCATCGCCGCTGCGGAGCGGCTGCTGGCCGAAAATCCCGGCGCCTTCATGCCCGACCAGTTCAAAAACCCGGCCAATCCCAGAATTCACCGGGAAACCACGGCCGAGGAGATCTGGCGCGACACCGACGGCCAGGTGGACCTGGTGGTCGCCGGGGTGGGCACGGGCGGCACCATCACGGGCGTCGCCCAGGGGATCAAGGCCAGAAAGCCGGCCCTGCGGACAGTGGCCGTGGAGCCCGAGAATTCCCCGGTGCTCTCCGGCGGTGCGCCCGGACCCCACAAAATCCAGGGCATCGGGGCGGGTTTCATCCCCGAGGTGCTCGACCGCAGCGTGATCGACGAGGTGCTGACGGTCAGCGACCAGACCGCGTTTCAGACCGCCCGCCGGCTGGCCAGACTGGAGGGCATCCTCTGCGGCATTTCTTCCGGGGCTGCCATTGCCGCCGCCCTTGAGGTCGCCCGGCGCCCGGAGAACGCCGGCAAATGCATCGTGGTGATCCTCGCCAGCACCGGCGAGCGCTATCTCAGCACCGAGCTTTTCATCGACTGA